Part of the Candidatus Epulonipiscium sp. genome is shown below.
AGGATATTGGCACCTAAGATATTACCTATGGATAACTCATCATGGCCCTTTATTAAAGCGGTCATTGATGTAACCAATTCTGGTAGCGAGGTCCCTAGGGCAATCATCGAAAGGCTTATTACTGCTTCGGGTACCCCCCAACTATTGGCAATCTTCACTCCATATGTAACTAAGAAGTTTGACCCCATTAGAATTAGGATTATTCCCAAAATGAACATAGCCACATGTTTACTAATTCCTTTGGGGACAGTTTTTCTTTTTGTTTGTCTTTTTATTTGTCTTTTTGTATGTTTTGTTTTGTTTTTATATTGCACAATTGTAACATTAAAAATTATATATACTAATAATAACATTAATAACCCAACCGCTGAGGATAACCCTATGTACCCTTTTTGTGCAGACCACCAAAAAAAGACGATATACCCTATCATCATCATTCCTTTTAGCTTAAAAATACGGGAATCTATCCTACTGGGTTTAATAACGTTGTACATTGCTAAAACCAATCCAATATTACATATGATTGATCCAATAGCATTTCCTATCGCTACCGTTGGACGATTTTGCATAGAGGATATAACTGAAACACTAGTTTCAGGGAATGTAGTACCCAAGCTTACTATAGTTGCCCCAATAAGCACCTCTGGAAGACCTGTTACCCGTGCAACCCATGTTGCTTCATCAACAAAATGGTCCCCTCCTTTTATAATAAAAATAAGTCCAATTCCAAATAAAAAGTAGGTAAGAAGCATATACTCAACTCCTTTATAAATATGGTTATTTCATATTTATGAGATACCTATAATTTTCATACACTATAAAAACTAATTTTATTGTATCTTTCTAGATTATCTATTTTAAAATAAAAAGTTGTGCACAAAGGTAAGATTAAATCTACACTTTTATCCACAACTCATTATCAACCTGTTATTTATTTTCTGCTTCTTCTATCGCTACTGCAACCGCTACTGTAGCCCCAACCATTGGGTTGTTACCCATTCCTATAAGTCCCATCATTTCTACATGGGCTGGTACAGAGGAAGAACCTGCAAACTGAGCATCAGAGTGCATTCTTCCCATGGTATCTGTCATTCCATAGGAAGCAGGTCCTGCTGCCATATTATCTGGATGAAGGGTTCTACCTGTTCCACCACCGGATGCAACGGAGAAGTATCTTTTATTTTGTTCTGTACATTCCTTTTTGTAAGTTCCTGCTACTGGGTGTTGAAATCTTGTTGGGTTT
Proteins encoded:
- a CDS encoding calcium/sodium antiporter, which produces MLLTYFLFGIGLIFIIKGGDHFVDEATWVARVTGLPEVLIGATIVSLGTTFPETSVSVISSMQNRPTVAIGNAIGSIICNIGLVLAMYNVIKPSRIDSRIFKLKGMMMIGYIVFFWWSAQKGYIGLSSAVGLLMLLLVYIIFNVTIVQYKNKTKHTKRQIKRQTKRKTVPKGISKHVAMFILGIILILMGSNFLVTYGVKIANSWGVPEAVISLSMIALGTSLPELVTSMTALIKGHDELSIGNILGANILNICLVLGASASVSPLTIERQTIVLDIPVAMILSLGLVIPTIVTRRISRIQASLLLMVYVIYMVILFFFL